In Glycine max cultivar Williams 82 chromosome 7, Glycine_max_v4.0, whole genome shotgun sequence, a single window of DNA contains:
- the LOC102661769 gene encoding uncharacterized protein produces MVEEDIHKTAFRTHSGHYEWVVLPFGLTNALATFQNLMNDIFKEYIKKFILVFFYDILVYTKTWSEHIQCLSTTLQLLQDNSLVLNHKKCSFGKTKIDYLGHLISVNGVQPDEDKIVAIKRWPRPTTVKELRGFLGLSGYYKRFIRNYGKIAQPLAQLFMDNIVRLHGWPSEIILDRDSIFMNAFWTELMKKHAVKLLRSTAFHPQTDEQIEALNKALEVYLRCVTGDLPKKWSKYISSIEFWYNTKFHSATQLTPFEALYGYLSPMPNSTLTGDSLVETVDYTIKTREQITKLLHHNLLRAQERMKHYADLKRVDKEFKCGDLVYLKIQPYKQLTLENHAFHKLAARYYGPFKVLERIGKVAYKLELPTGTNIHGVFHVSLLKKHHGAHTVSTDFPVYNEEGEVQLQPQAILDRRMKKKGNRAITEVLIQWRHTNLEDAVWKELYAVQQQFPNFDWNSNRP; encoded by the coding sequence ATGGTAGAAGAGGACATTCACAAGACAGCCTTCCGAACGCATAGCGGTCACTATGAATGGGTGGTTTTGCCTTTTGGGCTGACCAATGCGCTAGCTACATTCCAGAACTTGATGAATGAcatttttaaagaatatatCAAGAAGTTTATCCTTGTATTCTTTTATGATATTCTGGTATATACAAAAACCTGGTCAGAGCATATTCAATGCTTGAGTACAACATTACAACTCCTCCAAGACAATAGCCTAGTTCTCAATCACAAAAAATGCAGTTTTGGGAAGacaaaaatagattatttgGGCCATTTGATCTCGGTTAACGGGGTGCAGCCAGATGAAGATAAAATAGTGGCAATAAAACGTTGGCCTAGGCCAACAACAGTTAAAGAACTCAGGGGCTTCCTTGGGTTATCAGGATATTACAAGAGATTTATCAGAAATTATGGGAAGATAGCTCAACCTTTGGCACAGTTGTTCATGGATAACATCGTGAGGTTACATGGATGGCCAAGTGAAATAATATTAGATAGAGATAGTATATTTATGAATGCATTTTGGACGGAACTAATGAAGAAGCACGCAGTCAAACTTTTGCGGTCAACTGCATTTCATCCCCAGACAGATGAGCAAATTGAGGCCCTCAACAAAGCACTCGAAGTTTATTTAAGATGTGTCACGGGTGACCTGCCCAAGAAATGGTCAAAGTATATTTCTTCTATAGAATTTTGGTACAATACAAAGTTTCATAGTGCAACTCAGTTGACCCCCTTTGAAGCTTTATATGGCTATCTTTCACCAATGCCAAATAGTACTCTGACTGGAGATTCTTTGGTGGAAACAGTGGATTATACCATCAAGACAAGAGAGCAGATAACAAAGTTACTTCACCATAACTTGCTTCGCGCCCAGGAAAGAATGAAACATTATGCTGACCTCAAACGAGTGGACAAGGAGTTCAAATGTGGAGACCTAgtctatttaaaaattcagcCGTACAAGCAGCTTACTTTGGAAAACCATGCTTTCCACAAATTGGCAGCTAGGTACTATGGGCCTTTCAAGGTGTTGGAGCGAATAGGGAAAGTTGCTTACAAACTTGAGTTACCCACTGGAACAAACATACATGGCGTGTTTCATGTATCTTTGTTAAAGAAACATCATGGTGCCCATACGGTTTCAACTGATTTTCCTGTGTATAATGAGGAAGGGGAAGTTCAATTGCAGCCACAAGCGATCTTGGataggagaatgaagaagaagggaaACCGAGCTATCACTGAAGTACTTATACAATGGCGACATACCAATCTCGAAGATGCTGTTTGGAAGGAACTTTATGCAGTACAACAACAATTTCCAAATTTTGATTGGAATTCTAATCGGCCTTGA